In Arachis hypogaea cultivar Tifrunner chromosome 17, arahy.Tifrunner.gnm2.J5K5, whole genome shotgun sequence, a single window of DNA contains:
- the LOC112765238 gene encoding nucleobase-ascorbate transporter 1, with the protein MADITHLPMEQLQDLDYCLDSNPPWAEAVLLAFQNYILMLGTSVMIPSLLVQAMGGSDGDKARVIQTLLFVAGINTLLQALFGTRLPAVVGGSFAYVFPIAYIINDSSLQRITDPHERFTQTMRAIQGAMIVASSIQIILGYSQVWGLFSRFFSPLGMAPVVGLLGLGLFQRGFPVLGNCVEIGIPMLLLVIGLSQYLKHVRPFRDIPIFERFPVLICVPIIWIYAVILTASGAYRHKPVRTQHSCRTDKANLISTAPWFMFPYPLQWGAPTFSAGHSFAMMSAVLVSMVESTAAYKAASRLAIATPPPAFVLSRGIGWQGIGIMLDGLFGTGTGSTVSVENVGLLGLTRVGSRRVVQISAGFMIFFSMLGKFGAVFASIPFPIFAALYCILFGLVASVGISFLQFTNMNSMRNLIIIGLTLFLGISVPQFFNQYWNRHGLVHTNAGWFNAFLNTIFSSPATVGLIVAVFLDNTIEVERSKKDRGMPWWVKFRTFRGDNRNEEFYTLPFNLNRFFPPT; encoded by the exons ATGGCTGACATTACCCATCTACCTATGGAACAGCTTCAGGACCTTGACTACTGCTTAGACTCTAACCCTCCTTGgg CTGAAGCTGTGCTCTTAGCATTTCAAAATTACATATTGATGCTGGGAACAAGTGTGATGATTCCCTCATTGCTAGTTCAAGCCATGGGAGGAAGTGAT GGTGACAAGGCAAGGGTGATACAGACTCTACTCTTTGTAGCTGGAATTAACACACTTCTTCAAGCACTTTTTGGAACAAGATTGCCTGCAGTAGTTGGAGgttcatttgcatatgtttttcCGATTGCTTATATTATCAATGACTCGTCATTGCAGCGAATTACGGATCCTCATGAA AGATTTACACAAACAATGCGTGCCATACAAGGAGCTATGATTGTAGCCTCAAGTATTCAGATAATCCTTGGTTACAGCCAAGTATGGGGACTCTTTTCAAG ATTTTTTAGTCCTCTTGGCATGGCACCCGTTGTTGGATTGCTTGGATTAGGATTATTTCAACGCGGATTTCCTGTG ttgGGAAACTGTGTAGAAATTGGTATACCAATGCTGCTGTTGGTAATTGGATTGTCACAA TACTTAAAGCATGTGAGGCCATTTAGAGATATCCCTATATTTGAACGTTTTCCGGTGTTGATTTGTGTTCCAATCATCTGGATTTACGCCGTAATCTTGACAGCGAGTGGAGCTTACCGGCATAAACCTGTTAGAACACAACACAGTTGTCGTACTGACAAAGCGAATTTGATATCCACTGCTCCATG GTTCATGTTCCCATACCCTCTCCAATGGGGTGCACCTACATTTTCGGCTGGCCATTCATTTGCTATGATGTCTGCAGTTCTTGTCTCCATGGTGGAG TCAACTGCTGCATACAAGGCGGCATCTCGGTTAGCAATTGCCACTCCACCTCCTGCTTTTGTGCTGAGTCGCGGCATTGGTTGGCAG GGAATTGGCATCATGCTTGATGGCCTTTTTGGAACTGGGACAGGTTCTACTGTTTCTGT GGAAAATGTGGGACTCCTAGGACTAACGCGAGTAGGAAGTCGCAGAGTTGTTCAGATATCTGCTGGTTTCATGATATTCTTCTCTATGCTGG GGAAGTTTGGTGCTGTGTTTGCATCCATACCTTTCCCAATATTTGCTGCATTATACTGCATTCTCTTTGGCCTTGTTG CTTCGGTTGGAATATCATTTCTTCAGTTCACAAACATGAACTCCATGAGAAACCTTATCATCATTGGCCTCACATTGTTCCTTGGAATATCTGTGCCTCAATTTTTCAATCAGTATTGGAATCGACACGGCCTTGTTCATACGAATGCCGGATGG TTCAATGCATTCTTAAATACCATATTCTCATCACCAGCAACAGTTGGTTTGATAGTAGCAGTGTTCCTTGACAACACTATTGAAGTTGAAAGATCAAAGAAAGATAGAGGGATGCCATGGTGGGTCAAGTTTAGAACTTTTAGAGGAGACAACAGAAATGAGGAGTTCTACACTTTGCCATTCAATCTCAACAGATTCTTTCCACCTACTTGA
- the LOC112765239 gene encoding small ubiquitin-related modifier 2, whose amino-acid sequence MAEEDKKPNDQSAHINLKVKGQDGNEVFFRIKKNTQLKKLMNAYCDRQSVDFNAIAFLFDGRRLRAEQTPDELEMEDGDEIDAMLHQTGGALWT is encoded by the exons ATGGCTGAGGAAGACAAGAAACCCAACGATCAATCTGCTCACATCAATTTGAAGGTCAAAGGCCAG GATGGAAATGAAGTTTTCTTCAGGATTAAAAAGAACACTCAACTGAAGAAGCTGATGAATGCGTATTGTGATCGACAATCTGTGGACTTCAATGCCATCGCCTTCTTGTTCGATGGGCGCCGTCTCCGAGCAGAACAGACTCCTGATGAG CTTGAAATGGAGGACGGGGATGAGATCGATGCAATGTTGCACCAGACCGGTGGAGCCCTGTGGACCTAA
- the LOC112765050 gene encoding small ubiquitin-related modifier 2, translating into MAEEDKKPNDQSAHINLKVKGQDGNEVFFRIKKNTQLKKLMNAYCDRQSVDFNAIAFLFDGRRLRAEQTPDELEMEDGDEIDAMLHQTGGAL; encoded by the exons ATGGCTGAGGAAGACAAGAAGCCCAATGATCAATCTGCGCACATCAATTTGAAGGTCAAAGGCCAG GATGGAAATGAAGTATTCTTCAGGATTAAAAAGAACACTCAACTGAAGAAGCTGATGAATGCGTACTGTGATCGACAATCTGTGGACTTCAACGCCATCGCCTTCTTGTTCGACGGGCGCCGTCTCAGAGCTGAACAGACCCCCGATGAG CTGGAAATGGAGGATGGTGACGAGATCGATGCGATGTTGCACCAAACTGGGGGAGCCCTGTGA